tatgtcAAGCCCAACAAGTAGACTAGTAGAGGCTTATCCAACAGGATTGAAACTTTGCTTTGATACCATATCAAAAATCTCAGCTCACTCAAATCAACAAGTATTTTGCTTACTTTGGAATCGATTCactgtggatacatcggactCGTAAGGTTTTGTTTCTTTGGACCATCTTATTTAACGGTATTTGAGCCTAGAAAAAGCCATTTGTTTATTGAGAAAAACTTAAGCTTTTCTTATAAACTACATTGTTTGGTGTTCTCCAATTGATGTAGGATTAGACGATTAGACTTTAAGTCTAACAATTTCCAATCACTTCCTCATCGAACTTCAATGGTGGCTTCATAGTGTAGTAGACCCTcccatttagagtgtgtttggattgagggatttggaggggagggaagggaagggaaatgaagtttccttccaattcccttatttggatagtttataaaaaattgaggagagggatttgaggggatttgggaggaagatttctttaaatttttgtcaaaattctttcctcccaaaatggagtcatttggaaggaagagattactaattaagttagttataagtttaaaacctattttaccattggacataacacttaaacataaaaaataaggataaactagtaaattaaactacttttctttcatttcttttttttatctatccaaacataagagaggaaaatgtattttcccttccattctcttcccttctctttcttccctttccctttcccttctcttccccccctccccccaaatccctcaatccaaacacactctagggaagggaaaggaagggatttagagtttctttccaattcccttgtttggatagtttattaaaaattaaggggaaggatttgaggggatttgggaggaagatttcattaaatttttgtcaaaaatctttctctccaaaatgaagtcatttggaggggagagattactaattaagtcatttataagttaaatatctattttacccttgtacataatattttaacataaaaataaggataaattagtaaattaaacaaattttttttccttcttttttttatctatccaaacataggAGAGGAAAAAATAGTCTCCCTTCCcttcctcccctcccctcccttctcttcccttccccctaaatccctcaatccaaacacactcttagagtctatttagagttttggCCTCACACCAACCCTATAGCTGGTcctcttcatttctttttctggTTTATGAGCCAAagcaaggaaaaaagaagaagaaagaagaagaggaaaagatTACCAAATTTAGCGATATGCTAGCCAGTGTATGGCCGATTCATTTATTTCCTCCCAAAGATAGGATGGTGTATGAAATGCAATTTGGGCAAGTCATACGTATTAGACATTATTTGTATCAGGGTTACACATCACAATCCCTACCAAATACCAATCCATTTACAATTAGCAATAGTGATCAAAACACGCATAATCCCCTTGGATTAATTAATGTAGTAATGTTGCCGATTATGGATGCGATTTTTGCATCCAAAAAATTATCTAGTGGGGGAGGCGAGATGGTAACTTCAATGCTCACTTTTCTATGCGTTCGAGTGTGGGAAATGAGatatttttataaaacaaaACCGTGAGGGAGACGATAAAAATAGCCGTAGAGGTATAATTTCCTGAAATGTAAATACAATACATTGGATGCAAAAATCGCTTCCACACCAACAATGTTTTTTTGGTCAAACGCGACATTTACAATGTAAAATGccaaaaaacaatggaaaagaaacaaagcagagtcttttttttttttttttatttatagagATTGAAACAAGCATAgattccatatatatattcataaaatACATACAGAAGTCTTCATAAGTTCATATATTTGTCTGCATTGAGAGCATGAGACGATCTACACATGACATTCTTCCAACTGCACATTCTTGGCCCTCAGAGGGACGTAGTTTCCAAGAAAAACCTCTAGATGATCAGATAAGGCGGACATATCAATGCTTTCATGGTGATAAGACTTGCAGACAAAGTAGAGCACTGTTTGGATCACAAGCTCAAGCAACATAACCTTGAGTAGAAACAAGAAGCAGATGAGTCCAATCACCAGCCAAATTGCCAAACTAGGCGCAACCCCAAAAACCACAAAGTTCTCGAACACCACTTGAATCACCCCATAACATAAGCCAATCACAATGAACAAACCAATTGAAACACGCAGCTTGCCTTTTATCAAACACCTGCTCTTCACCATGGCTTTCCACCCATAAATGTCCTCCAACACCGAAACCACGCTCGCTAGATTCCACACGATTTTGATATACAAGAAACCTGCAATGTACAAGATCAAGAGGACGACAAAGATCGTAATCCCAATCGGAGAAAACCCCAAAGCAACAGCCCACAAAACGAAAACCCCAACTGCAACAAGGTTGTAAACCAGAGCGACTGCGAAACTCCATATGAATGTAATCACGAGTCGCTTCCAGACCCTGGGGACCACGCTCATGACTTTCTTGAAGGTGATTTGCTTGGCAGTGTAAATGCAGGCGATGGTGTAAACAACTGCAGCGGTTGAGAGCAGAGAGAGTATGAGAAATACAGTTAAATAGGCGGCTTTGAAGAGCCAAAATCCAGCCCAGTCGGCGGAAACCATGTgagagagcttttcacggctGGTGGTTGTATTCGAATGACGATTGAGGTCGTGTTGGTCTTCGATTACCTTGTGGAAGAGGAGATGTGAGACTTGGAAGTGAAAGAGGAAGACGAAGGAGAGTGGGAGGATTAGAGTCAGAGTGATTTGACTGAAGATTTTTCTCCATGAGAAGACGATCTTGAAGGAGTGTTTGAAGATTCCAAAGAAGCCCAGAAACTGTAACTCTTGCTGCTCTCTGTCCATGGCGTTCCTCTCTGTTTTCTTCCTTGTGAAGAATTGGACATTGTTGGGTTTTTATGGCTCAGAGAGGACGAGAGGAAACATTGTTTCCTCCATACAATAAATAATTTCTAAGGTTATAATAGTAATTTACCATGTATTTGGTCAAGAAACACTTGACCGCTTAGGAGTCATCGTTTGTCAGATAAATGGGTCAGCATTTAAAGTGCAATTAGATCAAAGGCCCGGCCCAGTACTCTGCGATATTCCTTGACTAGAAAAATCTGTGTAGAGATATTCCTAGAAGgctgaaaatgcataaaaatggcGTGCCAGAACAGCAAGAGAGGTACCGGGGTGACTATCAAATTAGAATACACGACACGGTCTTCATATCATGACTTGATAAAAACATTTGTTTATGTGTTATAATTTATTGATAAACCATGCATTTCATGATCTGAAACAACTTTAAGAATTTAAAGAAGCGAGAGATACTGATGAAAACTTAATCTTAAAGTAAGAACAATGTTgggttgagagaaaactctcggTTTAAGATATAAATTTTAGTTTGTGTtttgattaattgattgattatgaaaacataaaacatattgGCTGTTAAAGCCAAAGTCTCCTAAGTCCTATTGACTTCTAACTAGGGAAGTCATTGAATACTACGTAATCTGTGCGATTACTATAGGAATCAAATactaaactaataattaattaataataggGGAGATATCCCCCTCAATGTCCATGATTTGCGTCATCATTGACAATGGTTGTTGGAGACAATTCCTCAACGATTTGCCTCCAATTCCTCTTGATTGTACGTGATTGGCTTCATTGATGACTTTGGTGGTTGTATCTAACTCATCATCTTGGTATTTTGCTGCAACTATGTCTTCATCAGATACTCAAAACACTTGATATTGTTCGCTCTGGAACAAAGACGGAATGAATTTGTTCTCTTGAGTCGTGTTTGAAATATTCGGTCCAAAAAACGCGACACTTTTGTGAGGGAAACTGAATCTTTATCAATGAGTTAGGTTACATAAATCCAATACGGTACTACTAGTTTGACATAAACTTTAACAACAATAACAAGAGTCCCAAAATCCATGGCTAGTTTGAAGataatgccaaaaaaaaaagtttaaaaaaattaagagataTAGAGACCGTGGGCCCTCAAAGTTCCATGTGTCTTTCCCCTCTAAAACATGGATGCGGGATGTCACCGGCCCACTGAATCTTCTTGGCCCATTTGAAGATCGTGGACCCGCATAGTACAGTAAGTCTTTCCTCTCTAAAAAAGTACATATATTGATGCCGGATGTGGCCCGCCCACTAGACCCACTTGGCCCATTTCCAGAGATGTGGGCTAGACTATTGGTTTATTGGACTTGGATAAGGATCGTCAAAATGGATGTCAATTCGATCCATGCTTTAAtacatttttcttaattatttttgaaataccactgataaatatgtttttcattgaaatcgaaaTTTGGGTACACATATTCTTAACCCAGTCGATTGCCAACTGAACCATCTCTTGttggtttttttaaattattttcaagTCAAATTAAATATAGATAATCATCGAGAAACATTTAacttgataaaaataaaatgatttaatatctCTATATGTGCATATTTAAgagtaaacattttttttaaaatgagaacaacatcatacaagt
This genomic stretch from Tripterygium wilfordii isolate XIE 37 chromosome 22, ASM1340144v1, whole genome shotgun sequence harbors:
- the LOC119991932 gene encoding uncharacterized protein LOC119991932 is translated as MDREQQELQFLGFFGIFKHSFKIVFSWRKIFSQITLTLILPLSFVFLFHFQVSHLLFHKVIEDQHDLNRHSNTTTSREKLSHMVSADWAGFWLFKAAYLTVFLILSLLSTAAVVYTIACIYTAKQITFKKVMSVVPRVWKRLVITFIWSFAVALVYNLVAVGVFVLWAVALGFSPIGITIFVVLLILYIAGFLYIKIVWNLASVVSVLEDIYGWKAMVKSRCLIKGKLRVSIGLFIVIGLCYGVIQVVFENFVVFGVAPSLAIWLVIGLICFLFLLKVMLLELVIQTVLYFVCKSYHHESIDMSALSDHLEVFLGNYVPLRAKNVQLEECHV